Below is a genomic region from Actinomadura sp. NAK00032.
CAGGGCCTGGTCGCCCGTGTCGTCCGCACCCGCTCGGGGCCGGCCTTCCTGCGGGTGGTGAACCCGGAGGCGGCGAGCCTCGCCGAGGACGTGACCTGCGCGCCGGCCCCCGAGACCAAGGACCACTACTTCTGGTGGTCCTGGGGCGAGCGCATGCACCGGGTGGACGACGTCGGCGGCGCCGCGATGAAGCTGGCGCACGTCCTGCAGCCGCTCTCCCGGGAGGTGGGCTCCCGCCCCTGAGACCGGGCGTGTCCCGCGGTCCGCGGCCGGAACGGCGCGGCAGCCGCCGGCCGCGGGACACGTTCGCCCGATCAGCCCCTCCCCGGCCGTGCCCCCCGGGCTCCGCCCCGGCGGCACCTCGTCCGGCGGCGTACGAACCGGTCGGAAACGTCCCCTACGATCGGCTCGTTGCCCGCCGCGGGTCCACAGTGAGGTGCCGAGGCACCACAATTGGCCGGGGAGGGTCTGCACCATGTCATTCGCCGCGTCGTCTCTTGCCGCGCCGTCGCTCGCCGCATCGCCGCTCGCCGGGCCGCTGGCCGCGCCCGGCGGCGAGCCGCTGCTCCCCTGGGCCGACAAGGGGTCCCCGGAGTCGGCCTGCGGCGCCCCCGACCCGACCACGGCGTGCCGGCTGGTCTGGAACGTCTCGCACAACACCGACTTCACCAAGTTCTTCGCCACGTGGCTCGACAAGCCGCTCACCACACTGCTGCTGATCATCATCACCTTCGTGGTCGCGCTGATCGTGAAGAACATCGCGCACCGCATGATCACCAAGGTGACGCTGCGGATGGCCGAGGGGACGATGTCCGAGCGGGCCCGCGAGCGGGCCCGGACGGTCTTCGAGGGCAGCCCCGCCCTGCTGAACAAGCGGCGCGCCCAGCGCGCGCAGACGCTCGGCTCGGTGCTGCGCTCGATCGCGTCCGTCCTGATCATGGGGACGGCGCTGTTCAGCATCCTCGGCTCGCTCGGCCTGAACCTGGCGCCCATCCTGGCCAGCGCCAGCGTGATCGGCGTCGCGGTCGGGTTCGGCGCGCAGAACATCGTCAAGGACCTGCTCGCCGGGCTGTTCATGCTGCTGGAGGACCAGTACGGCGTCGGCGACTTCATCGACGTGGGCACCGCGAAGGGGACGGTCGAGGCCGTCACGCTGCGGGTCACCCGGATGCGGGACGTCAACGGCGTCGTCTGGTACGTCCCGAACGGCGAGATCAAGAAGGTCGGCAACGAGTCGCAGAACTGGGGGCGGGCCGTCCTCGACATCCCGGTCGACATCCACGAGGACACCGAGAAGGTCAAGGAGATCCTCCAGGCCACCGCCGACGAGATGGCCGCCGACACGTCCTGGAAGGACCTCGTCCTGGAGCAGCCGTCGGTGTGGGGCGTGCAGGCCCTCGCGGGGGACGCGATCGTGATCCGCGTGGTGCTGAAGACCGCTCCCGGCAAGCAGGGCGACATCGCCCGCGAGCTGCGCGAACGCGTCAAGCGCTCGTTCGATGAGGCGGGCGTCACGGTGGCCACCCCGGCGCCGTAAGCGATCAAGGTGAGGATCGGGACGCATCTCACATAGGGTGGGGACCGCTATGGCTGAACAGGTGACTTTCTACGAGGCGGTCGGCGGTGAGGCGACCTTCCACCGGCTGGTGCACCGCTTCTACCAGGGCGTCGCCGAGGACCCCGAGCTCCGGCCGATGTACCCGGAGGAGGATCTCGGCCCCGCCGAGGAGCGGCTGCGGCTGTTCCTGATCCAGTACTGGGGCGGCCCCAATACCTACAGCCAGCGGCGCGGGCATCCGCGGCTGCGCATGCGGCACGTGCCGTTCGTCATCGACGAGGCCCAGCGCGACCGGTGGCTGGCGCACATGCGGGCCGCGGTGGAGGAGCTGGAGTTGCCCGAGCCGCTGGAGAAGCAGCTCTGGGACTACTTCACGATGGCGGCGCGGAGCCTGGTGAACACGCCCACGTGACCGGCCGGGCGCGGCCGTGTCGCGGCCGCGCGTGACCGCTGCGGGGTAATCGGGTAGATCGCGGTGTATGACGCGAATCCCGTGGTGGCGCAACGCCGTCGTGTACGAGATCTACGTCCGCAGCTTCGCCGACGCCGACGGGAACGGTGAAGGCGACCTCCAGGGGATCCGGTCCCGGCTCGGCCATCTGCGCGACCTCGGCGTGGACGCGCTGTGGCTCACCCCCTTCTACCGCTCCCCGCTGGCGGACGGCGGCTACGACGTCGCCGACTACCGCGACGTCGACCCCCGGTTCGGCACGCTGGACGACTTCGACGCGCTGGTCGCCGACGTGCACGCGCACGGGATGCGGCTGATCGTCGACATCGTCCCCAACCACTCGTCCGACCGGCACCCCTGGTTCCAGGAGGCGCTCGCCGCGCCCCCGGGATCCCCTGAGCGCGCGCGCTACATCTTCCGTCCCGGCCGGCCGGGGGAGCGTCCCGGCGAGGAGCAGCCGCCCAACGACTGGCCGTCCGCGTTCGGCGGCCCGGCCTGGACGCGAGTGGACGACGGAGCCGGCGGCGGCGAGTGGTACCTGCACCTGTACGCGCGCGAGCAGCCGGACTTCAACTGGCGCAACCCGGAGGTCCGGCACGAGTTCGAGGACGTCCTGCGCTTCTGGCTCGACCGGGGCGTGGACGGCTTCCGCATCGACGTCGCCGCCGGCCTGTTCAAGGACGAGTCCTTCTGCGACCTCGCCGGACGGGACCGCCGCGTCTCGAACGGCCCGATCTACAGCCGTCCCGAGGTCCACGAGGTGTATCGCCGCTGGCGGCAGATCCTGGACGGGTACGGCGGCGACCGCATGGCCATAGGCGAGGTGTGGACGGACGGCCCCGAAGACCTCGCGCTCTATCTGCGTCCAGACGAACTGCACCAGGTGTTCCAGTTCGACCTGCAACTGGCTCCGTGGTCGGCGACGGCCTTCCGCGACGTGATAGACGCCGCGTTGAAGGCCGTCGCGCCTACCGGGGCCGCTCCCACGTGGGTGCTGTCCAGTCACGACTCGATCCGCCACATGACGCGTTACGAGCGGCCGGAGGGCATCCCCGGCATCGAGCGTGCGCGAGCCAAGGCGGCGCTACTGCTGCTCTTGTCGCTCCCAGGGTCGGCCTACCTGTACCAAGGCGAGGAACTGGGGCTGCCCGAGGTGACGGACCTCCCCGATGAGGCCCGGCAAGACCCGATCTTCGAGCGCACCAACGGGGAACTCGCCGGACGGGACGGCTGCCGGGTCCCGCTGCCCTGGTCGGGCCGGGCCGAGCCGTTCGGGTTCTCCCCCGCGGGCGTCCGGCCGTGGCTGCCGATGCCGCCTGAGTGGGCGTCGATGACGGCGGAGGCGCAGGTGCCGGATCCGTCCTCCATGCTGCGGTGGTACCGGGAGGCGCTGGCGCTGCGCCGCCGCCTGGCGAACGACCTGCCCGAGGACCTGGAGTGGCTCGACTCCCCCGGCGGCGCGCTCTACTTCCGGCGCGGCCCGCTCACGTGCGCGCTCAACTGCGGCGAGAATCCGGTGCGGCTCCCGCCGGGAACCCCGCTCCTGACGAGCACCCCGCTCTACGGCGACCTGCTCCCCGGCAACACCGCCGCCTGGCTCCGGACGGTCTGAGAAGCCCGGAGGACGAAGAACGCGGTGTGCCGGGCCGTGCCAGGGATCAGAGCACGGACCGGCACACCGCGGGCCTTCACCGGCGGAAAGGGCCGGTCACATCGGCGGGCGCTGGATCTGGAGCGGGTCGTCGGCGGGCGGCACCGCCTGGAAGGTCCGGGCCTGCGACTCGACGCCGGCCCAGCGCTTGACGTCCGCGACCGCCGCGGCCTGCTCGCCGGCGGGCAGCTTGGCGATGAGGCGGGCGCTGTGGTTCAGGCCGGGCGCGACGTAGACGGCCGAGTCGCGGCTGCCCCGTCCCAGGGTGAACGGCTCGGCGCCCCACGGGTCGTTGGAGCCGTACAGGAAGAGCATGTGGTTCGAGTTGTGCCGCACCCAGCGGTCGATGTCGCGCATGGCGCGGCCCCGGTCGAACCGCATCGGGATGTCGCGCGGGACGTAGGTGCGCGGCTGGTAGCTCTCCTCGTAGCGCAGCAGGGGCCGCAGGTGCTTGAACTTGGGCGACGGCCAGCCGAGCTGGGTGCCCGCCTGGTAGTAGTACGGAATGTACGGGGCGAGCCCCTGGTCGCTGTAGAACGACAGCCCGGAGATGGTGTCGAGCGTCTTGTAGATCTCGTCGTCGGAGGCGTCCACCGACGGCAGCGACGGGCAGTCGGACTGCAGGCTGTACTGCCAGAACGCCCACTCGTAGTCCATCACCGAGTTCTCGAACGCGCGGTCCATCGTGCGCAGGATGGTGAAGGTCAGGCCCTGCTCGTCGGCGGCGGCCTTGAAGCGCTGGAGCATGGCGGGGCGGCGCTTGAGGAACTCGCGCGCGAGCGCCTTGACGTGGGCGCGGCACTCGGGGTCGTCCCCGACGGTCCGGAAGAACGCGTCGTAGGCGCGGTCGTCGTTGTTGTCGACGTCGTTGGGCGCGACGTACACGACGCTGCCGTCGACATCACCCGGGTAGAAGCGCTTGTGGTAGACGGCCGTCATGCCGCCCTTGCTGGCGCCGGTCGAGATCCACTTGCCCTTGTAGATGGTCTTGAGCGCGCGGATGAGCCGGTGCTCGTCGGTGGCGGCCTGCCAGATGTTGTCCTTGGACCAGTCGGTCGGCTCGGGGCGGGACGGGGTGAAGTAGCGGTACTCGACCGAGATCTGGTTGCCGTCCACCAGGGCCGTGGGCTCGGCCGTGAACATCACCTCGGGAGTGTCGTAGCCGCTGGTGTAGAGCACCATGGGCTTGTCCGCCGACTTGTGCTGCAGCATGATGCGCTGCTCGAACCACTGGCCCCAGGGCTTGCGGTGGTCGACGGGCTGGCGGTATTCGAGCCAGAACCAGCGGACCCCGGGAATCGTCGAGTCCTTCTCCGTCACCCGCATTCCGCGAATGGCCTTGAGCTGGGCCAGAATGTCGCCGGCCTGGGCCGCACCCGCCTGCGCGGTGCCCACCTGCGCGGTGCCCGCCTGCGTGGTGATCGCCGCCTGCGCCGCAGTGGCGCCCGCCCCGGTCATTCCGGCGGCGAGCAGCAGTGCCATCGCTCCTTGTGAGACGCGCCGCATTGTGCCCCTTTCACGTGGGTTCTCCACATTCGCGTCGCGACACTAGAGGGAGAAGAGGCCCTAAAACGGATTGCTGTGGTGCTTGTTACCTATCCGTGACGGCTCGGTTGTCACCGGGCGCGCCAGGACAGAACACCACGCACGCGGGGTCACGCGGAGGGGCGCTCAGAGGGTCACGCGGGCGGCGTGAGGGACACCCCGTCGTCCCACGGGGCCAGGCGTTCGAAGAGGTGCTCGTCGTGCCAGCGCCCGTCCAGGTGGATGTGGCGGCGGGCCGTCCCCACGGCCGTGAAGCCGTTGTTGCACAGGACGCGCTGGGACGCATGGTTGTCGACCCGCGTAAAGGCTTCGACGCGGTGCAGGCGCAGCGCGCCGAACGCCACGTCCAGGGCCTGCCTCAGCGCCTCTGTGGCGACACCGTGGCCGGCGTGCGCGCGCGCCACCCAGTAGCCCACGAAGCAGCTCTGGAGCGGGCCGCGCAGGACGTTGTTGAGCGTGATCCGTCCGGCGATCTCGCCGTCGACCAGGATCAGGCCGGGCCACATCTCCCCCACCGCGTACGCCTCGATGAGGTCGTGCGTGTTGTCGCGCTGGCCGTCGACCGTGAAGTACGCGTCGTCCCGCTCCGGCTCCCACGGGCGCAGGTACTCGCGGTTGTCCCGGCACAGCGCGGCGAGCGCCTCGGCGTCCGCCATCTGGACGACGCGCAGCCGCACGCCGGGCTGGGGTCGGTCCAGCGCGGGCGGCGGGCCGGCCAGCGCGGTCATGCGCCCGGCACCACGTAGCGTCCGATGAACTCGCGCTCCTGCGGCGTGAAGCGCCGCAGCCGGTTCGCCTCCACGTCGAACGCGACGAGCGTCGAGGTCGCCACCGCGTACACGTTCTCGTCGTCGCGCACCTCGTAGCCGAGCTTGAACGAGGCGGCGCGGGCCTCGGTCACCCAGGTCTCCACCCGGATCGGGTAGACGGTCGGCAGCAGCGGCAGCCGGTAGTCGATCTCGTGCCGCGAGATCACCATGCCGCGCACGGGCTCCTCGCCCTTGCGCACCGGATCGCCGTGGAACATCTCCAGCCGGGCGTCCTCCAGGTAGCCGAGGAACTTGACGTTGTTCACATGGCCCTGGGAGTCGATGTCGCCGAACCGGATGTTGAACTCGTAGACGTGCCGGTACTCGGCCGTAGGCGTCCGCTGCATGTCCTCGCCTGGGGATCGGGGAACCGGGGTCGGCCCGATGTTACCCGCAGCCGATTCAGCCCCTGACGAGGCAGGGGCGCTTGCGGTCGAACGTCCAGCCCGGGACCAGGTACCGCATCGCCGCCTCGTCGTCCCGGTCGCCGAGCCCGTGCCGGACGTAGCGCCGGTGCGCCTCCTCCAGCCGCTCCTCGTCGATCTCGACGCCGAGGCCCGGTGCGTCCGGCAGGCCGACGCGGCCGTCCGCGATGCGGAGCGGGTCCCTGGTGAGGCGCTGGCCGTCCTGCCAGATCCAGTGCGTGTCGATCGCGGTGATCTCGCCGGGCGCGGCGGCGGCGACGTGGGTGAACATCGCCAGCGACACGTCGAAGTGGTTGTTGGAGTGCGAACCCCAGGTCAGGCCCCACGCCTGGCAGAGCTGCGCCACCCGCACCGAGCCGCGCATCGTCCAGAAGTGCGGGTCGGCGAGCGGGATGTCGACCGCGTCCAGCCGGATCGCGTGGCCCAGCTCTCGCCAGTCGGTCGCGATCATGTTGGTGGCGGTGCGCAGGCCGGTCGCGCGGCGGAACTCCGCCATCGTCTCGCGTCCCGAATAGCCCAGTTCGGCGCCGCACGGGTCCTCGGCGTAGGCGAGGACGTCCTTGAGACCGTTGCCGATCCGGACGGCCTCCTGGAGCGACCAGGCGCCGTTCGGGTCGAGGTTGATGCGGGCGTCCGGGAACCGCTCGGCGAGCGCCCGCACCGCCTCCGCCTCCTCGTCGGGCCGCAGCACGCCGCCCTTGAGCTTGAAGTCGGCGAACCCGTACCGCTCCTGCGCGGCCTCCGCCTGCCGGACGATCGCGTCCGGCGTCAGCGCCTCCTCGTGCCGCAGCCGGAGCCAGCCGTCCGCGTCCTTCGGGGGCTCCTGGTAGGGAAGGTCCGTCTTGTTCCGGTCGCCGATGTAGAACAGGTAGCCGAGCATCGGGATGGAGCTGCGCTGGACGCCGTCGCCGAGCAGCGCAGCCACCGGCACGCCGAGGAACCGCCCCAACAGGTCGAGCAGCGCCGACTCGATCGCGGCCAGCGCGTGGACGGTGATCCGCGTGTCGTGCGTCAGCGGGCCGCGCCCGCCCGCGTCCAGGTGCCCGAACGCGGCCCGGACGGAGTTCAGGATCTCGTCCGAGCGGCCGACGGGCCTGCCGGTGATCAGCTCCCGGGCGTCCTCCAGCGTCTTGCGGATGCCCTCGCCGCCCGGCACCTCCCCGACGCCCGTGCTGCCGGACGAGTCGGTCAGCAGCAGCACGTTCCGCGTGAAGAACGGGCCGTGCGCCCCGCCCAGGTTGAGCAGCATGCTGTCGTGGCCCGCGACGGGCACGACCCGCATGCCGGTGACGACCGGCGTGCTCATCGGGGCGCCCCCTGGTAGGCGATCGGCCGCTGGAACCGCTCGATGGCGAGGCTGCCCACCGACGTCGTGCGCGCGTCGGACGTCGCCGGGTACGGGCCGCCGTGGACCATCGCGTGCCCGACCCTGACCCCGGTCGGCCAGCCGTCCCACACGATCCGGCCGGCCAGCCGCTCGACGACCGGCAGCAGCCGCGCCGCGTCGTCCCCGGCGCCGTGGATCGTCGCGGTCAGCTGGCCCTCCAGGCCCCGCGCCACGTCGACGACCTGGTCGAGGTCGTCGCAGCGGACCACCAGCGAGCAGGCGCCGAAGACCTCCTCCTGGAGGTCGGGGCCGAAGTCGGCGGCGTCCACCGTCGCCAGCGCGGCGCGGCAGCCGGCCGCCGCGTCCGGCTCCCGGCCGCGGGCGATGACCTCCACGTCCGGATGCCGTTCGAGCCGTGCGACGCCGTCGGCGTAGGCGCGGGCGATGCCCGGGGTGAGCATCGGCGCCCCCGGGTCGGCCTCGATCGCCTTGGCCGCCGCGTCCAGGAACGCGTCGAGGTCCGTCCCCCGCACCGCGAAGACCAGCCCGGGATTGGTGCAGAACTGGCCGGCGCCGAGCGTCACCGACCCCGCGAACCCCTCGGCCAGCTCGCCGGCGCGCGCGGCCAGGGCGTCCGGCAGCAGGAACACCGGGTTGACGCTGCTCATCTCCGCGTAGACCGGGATCGGGACGGGACGGCCCGCCGCCGCCCGCGCGATCGCCAGCCCCGCCTTCCGCGACCCGGTGAACCCGACCGCCCGCACGCGCGGGTCGGTGACCAGCGCGATGCCGAGCGTGGGCCCGTCGCCGTAGAGCATCGAGAACACGCCCTCGGGCAGCCCCGCCTCCCGGACGGCCTCCGACACCGCCGTCCCGACCAGCTCGCACGTCCCCGGGTGCGCGTCGTGCGCCTTCACGACGACCGGGCAGCCCGCCGCCAGCGCGGACGCGGTGTCGCCGCCCGCCACCGAGAACGCGAACGGGAAGTTGCTGGCCCCGAACACGGCGACCGGCCCCAGCGGCATCCTCCCCTGCCGGATCTCGGGCCCGCCCTCGCCCGCCGGGTCGGTGCTCAGCGTCGGCCGGTCGCCTTCGCGGAGGCCGTCCAGGGAGCCGGGCGCGGCGGTGGCGCGCAGGTCGGCGGCGAAGAGCCGGAGCTGGCCGGTGGTGCGGCCGACCTCGCCGGTCAGCCGCGCTTCGGGGAGGCCCGTCTCGGACATCGCGCGCTGGACGAGGTCGCCGGCGAGGGCGTCGAGCCTGCCCGCGATCGACTCCAGGAAGGCGGCGCGCTGCTCGGCCGTCGTCGCGCGGTAGGCGTCGAAGGCCTGCTCCGCCAGGGCGCAGGCGCGCTCCACGTCGGCCTGGTCGCCGTAGCGGTACTCGGGATCGAGGTCCTCACCGGTGCGGGGGTCGACGGCGGTGATCGCCCGCCCCGTGCCGGCGACGCGGTCGAAGCCGATCACCATGCGTCCGGTGAGCTGCGCCAAGGGTCCGTCCTCCTCCGTCAGGTCACGTCAAAACGGACCCTAGGAGACGGGAACGATACCTGTCCAACACGAAAAACGCATTGTTCGATGCACTCGGAGCATCAATCCTGGGCGAACGGATCGGTCACCGTGCCGGACGGAAGCGCGGCCGAGGCGCTCTTCAGCAGGGCGACGAAGTCGGCCAGGCAGGTGATGCACCGCGCGGCATGACGGCTCAGCTCGCGGATCCGCTCGTCGCTGAGCACCTCGTTCGGC
It encodes:
- a CDS encoding glycoside hydrolase family 13 protein, whose protein sequence is MTRIPWWRNAVVYEIYVRSFADADGNGEGDLQGIRSRLGHLRDLGVDALWLTPFYRSPLADGGYDVADYRDVDPRFGTLDDFDALVADVHAHGMRLIVDIVPNHSSDRHPWFQEALAAPPGSPERARYIFRPGRPGERPGEEQPPNDWPSAFGGPAWTRVDDGAGGGEWYLHLYAREQPDFNWRNPEVRHEFEDVLRFWLDRGVDGFRIDVAAGLFKDESFCDLAGRDRRVSNGPIYSRPEVHEVYRRWRQILDGYGGDRMAIGEVWTDGPEDLALYLRPDELHQVFQFDLQLAPWSATAFRDVIDAALKAVAPTGAAPTWVLSSHDSIRHMTRYERPEGIPGIERARAKAALLLLLSLPGSAYLYQGEELGLPEVTDLPDEARQDPIFERTNGELAGRDGCRVPLPWSGRAEPFGFSPAGVRPWLPMPPEWASMTAEAQVPDPSSMLRWYREALALRRRLANDLPEDLEWLDSPGGALYFRRGPLTCALNCGENPVRLPPGTPLLTSTPLYGDLLPGNTAAWLRTV
- a CDS encoding thioesterase family protein produces the protein MQRTPTAEYRHVYEFNIRFGDIDSQGHVNNVKFLGYLEDARLEMFHGDPVRKGEEPVRGMVISRHEIDYRLPLLPTVYPIRVETWVTEARAASFKLGYEVRDDENVYAVATSTLVAFDVEANRLRRFTPQEREFIGRYVVPGA
- a CDS encoding globin, whose protein sequence is MAEQVTFYEAVGGEATFHRLVHRFYQGVAEDPELRPMYPEEDLGPAEERLRLFLIQYWGGPNTYSQRRGHPRLRMRHVPFVIDEAQRDRWLAHMRAAVEELELPEPLEKQLWDYFTMAARSLVNTPT
- a CDS encoding enolase C-terminal domain-like protein gives rise to the protein MSTPVVTGMRVVPVAGHDSMLLNLGGAHGPFFTRNVLLLTDSSGSTGVGEVPGGEGIRKTLEDARELITGRPVGRSDEILNSVRAAFGHLDAGGRGPLTHDTRITVHALAAIESALLDLLGRFLGVPVAALLGDGVQRSSIPMLGYLFYIGDRNKTDLPYQEPPKDADGWLRLRHEEALTPDAIVRQAEAAQERYGFADFKLKGGVLRPDEEAEAVRALAERFPDARINLDPNGAWSLQEAVRIGNGLKDVLAYAEDPCGAELGYSGRETMAEFRRATGLRTATNMIATDWRELGHAIRLDAVDIPLADPHFWTMRGSVRVAQLCQAWGLTWGSHSNNHFDVSLAMFTHVAAAAPGEITAIDTHWIWQDGQRLTRDPLRIADGRVGLPDAPGLGVEIDEERLEEAHRRYVRHGLGDRDDEAAMRYLVPGWTFDRKRPCLVRG
- a CDS encoding S28 family serine protease, giving the protein MALLLAAGMTGAGATAAQAAITTQAGTAQVGTAQAGAAQAGDILAQLKAIRGMRVTEKDSTIPGVRWFWLEYRQPVDHRKPWGQWFEQRIMLQHKSADKPMVLYTSGYDTPEVMFTAEPTALVDGNQISVEYRYFTPSRPEPTDWSKDNIWQAATDEHRLIRALKTIYKGKWISTGASKGGMTAVYHKRFYPGDVDGSVVYVAPNDVDNNDDRAYDAFFRTVGDDPECRAHVKALAREFLKRRPAMLQRFKAAADEQGLTFTILRTMDRAFENSVMDYEWAFWQYSLQSDCPSLPSVDASDDEIYKTLDTISGLSFYSDQGLAPYIPYYYQAGTQLGWPSPKFKHLRPLLRYEESYQPRTYVPRDIPMRFDRGRAMRDIDRWVRHNSNHMLFLYGSNDPWGAEPFTLGRGSRDSAVYVAPGLNHSARLIAKLPAGEQAAAVADVKRWAGVESQARTFQAVPPADDPLQIQRPPM
- a CDS encoding GNAT family N-acetyltransferase; translation: MTALAGPPPALDRPQPGVRLRVVQMADAEALAALCRDNREYLRPWEPERDDAYFTVDGQRDNTHDLIEAYAVGEMWPGLILVDGEIAGRITLNNVLRGPLQSCFVGYWVARAHAGHGVATEALRQALDVAFGALRLHRVEAFTRVDNHASQRVLCNNGFTAVGTARRHIHLDGRWHDEHLFERLAPWDDGVSLTPPA
- a CDS encoding mechanosensitive ion channel family protein is translated as MSFAASSLAAPSLAASPLAGPLAAPGGEPLLPWADKGSPESACGAPDPTTACRLVWNVSHNTDFTKFFATWLDKPLTTLLLIIITFVVALIVKNIAHRMITKVTLRMAEGTMSERARERARTVFEGSPALLNKRRAQRAQTLGSVLRSIASVLIMGTALFSILGSLGLNLAPILASASVIGVAVGFGAQNIVKDLLAGLFMLLEDQYGVGDFIDVGTAKGTVEAVTLRVTRMRDVNGVVWYVPNGEIKKVGNESQNWGRAVLDIPVDIHEDTEKVKEILQATADEMAADTSWKDLVLEQPSVWGVQALAGDAIVIRVVLKTAPGKQGDIARELRERVKRSFDEAGVTVATPAP
- a CDS encoding aldehyde dehydrogenase (NADP(+)), with translation MAQLTGRMVIGFDRVAGTGRAITAVDPRTGEDLDPEYRYGDQADVERACALAEQAFDAYRATTAEQRAAFLESIAGRLDALAGDLVQRAMSETGLPEARLTGEVGRTTGQLRLFAADLRATAAPGSLDGLREGDRPTLSTDPAGEGGPEIRQGRMPLGPVAVFGASNFPFAFSVAGGDTASALAAGCPVVVKAHDAHPGTCELVGTAVSEAVREAGLPEGVFSMLYGDGPTLGIALVTDPRVRAVGFTGSRKAGLAIARAAAGRPVPIPVYAEMSSVNPVFLLPDALAARAGELAEGFAGSVTLGAGQFCTNPGLVFAVRGTDLDAFLDAAAKAIEADPGAPMLTPGIARAYADGVARLERHPDVEVIARGREPDAAAGCRAALATVDAADFGPDLQEEVFGACSLVVRCDDLDQVVDVARGLEGQLTATIHGAGDDAARLLPVVERLAGRIVWDGWPTGVRVGHAMVHGGPYPATSDARTTSVGSLAIERFQRPIAYQGAPR